In Candidatus Limnocylindrales bacterium, the following are encoded in one genomic region:
- a CDS encoding metallophosphoesterase, with the protein MRYIIVSDIHSNLEALQAVFKEIGKVSPSDKIVCLGDVVGYGPNPNECVEFIAERTNFTIMGNHDHALLGLTDLEYFNPYAAYAILWTQDVLSDQNRKILETYQISVRENHILFVHATPKNPLNWDYISTPADAIYHLKDMTESISFIGHSHIPVYYALDDKNRLIEERKDAFTLQIRNGFRYIINVGSVGQPRDRNPSAAYAIYDLDKKRVEVRRVPYDIQTTQQKMRKVNLPVFLIERLSRGI; encoded by the coding sequence GTGAGATACATTATCGTCTCGGATATTCATAGTAATTTAGAGGCTTTACAGGCGGTCTTTAAAGAGATAGGAAAAGTCTCTCCTTCGGATAAGATTGTCTGTCTTGGAGATGTTGTGGGATATGGACCGAACCCTAATGAATGTGTGGAGTTTATTGCAGAACGGACGAACTTCACCATCATGGGAAATCATGATCATGCCCTCCTCGGCTTAACCGATCTCGAGTATTTTAATCCCTATGCAGCCTATGCGATACTCTGGACCCAAGATGTTTTATCTGATCAGAACAGGAAAATATTAGAGACTTACCAGATTTCTGTGAGGGAAAACCATATTCTTTTCGTTCACGCTACTCCCAAAAATCCTTTAAACTGGGATTATATTTCTACTCCCGCCGATGCAATTTATCATCTAAAAGATATGACCGAATCTATCTCTTTTATCGGTCATTCGCATATTCCCGTTTACTACGCCCTCGATGATAAGAATCGTTTAATAGAGGAAAGAAAAGATGCTTTTACCCTTCAGATCCGGAATGGCTTCCGTTACATCATAAATGTGGGGAGTGTGGGTCAACCTCGAGATCGTAATCCTTCAGCAGCCTATGCAATTTATGATCTGGATAAGAAAAGAGTGGAAGTTCGACGGGTTCCCTATGATATTCAAACCACTCAGCAGAAAATGAGAAAAGTAAATCTACCGGTATTCTTGATTGAACGGCTGAGTAGGGGTATATAA
- the nusB gene encoding transcription antitermination factor NusB, which yields MGVRRQAREVALKILYGLDILPREVDKTLTEFWFLTRYSPEIQAFASRLVRGVMEHKEEIDKLIIQNVTNWTLDRMATVDRNILRFAIYELLYEDEIPPKVTINEALDIAKKYSTDKSSAFINGILDKIHHTMVKKKSENIPSPPGPGVRDLSKTSKNPD from the coding sequence ATGGGTGTACGAAGACAGGCCCGTGAGGTTGCTCTGAAAATATTATACGGACTGGATATTTTACCTAGGGAGGTAGATAAAACCCTTACAGAATTCTGGTTCTTAACCAGGTATTCTCCTGAGATTCAGGCATTTGCGAGTCGCCTGGTCAGGGGGGTCATGGAACATAAAGAGGAGATCGATAAACTTATCATACAAAATGTTACCAACTGGACCCTGGATCGGATGGCAACTGTGGATAGAAATATACTTCGTTTTGCGATTTATGAATTGCTTTATGAAGACGAAATTCCTCCCAAAGTCACCATTAACGAGGCTCTGGATATTGCGAAAAAATATAGCACCGATAAATCCAGTGCCTTTATTAACGGTATCTTAGATAAAATTCATCATACAATGGTCAAGAAAAAATCGGAAAATATTCCATCCCCTCCAGGCCCTGGAGTCAGGGACCTATCTAAAACCTCAAAGAATCCAGATTAA